A genomic region of Dunckerocampus dactyliophorus isolate RoL2022-P2 chromosome 10, RoL_Ddac_1.1, whole genome shotgun sequence contains the following coding sequences:
- the rex1bd gene encoding required for excision 1-B domain-containing protein, with translation MVSTDFKALIQRFYQLQSERLETYRLFEEGHEAYLRTGPQYDFDHYKQLVHEITKAFSGISLEVLDIKEKFHQQLDRPDLSEHIEKLQCKEKQKLELTAQLQLAKQRAQDHPEDDACQEKIRELKHELITNKEALSDIMQDFKYDSEECD, from the exons GTGTCCACAGATTTTAAAGCCCTGATCCAGAGGTTTTACCAGCTTCAGTCGGAGCGTCTGGAAACATATAGACTCTTTGAGGA AGGACACGAGGCCTACCTGAGGACAGGCCCCCAGTATGACTTTGACCACTACAAGCAGCTGGTCCACGAGATAACCAAGGCCTTCAGTGGCATCTCTCTGGAGGTGCTGGACATCAAGGAGAAGTTTCACCAGCAGTTGGACCGACCGGACCTCTCGGAGCACATCGAGAAGCTGCAGTGCAAAGAGAAGCAGAAGCTCGAACTG ACAGCCCAGCTGCAGCTGGCCAAGCAGCGTGCTCAGGATCACCCTGAAGACGACGCCTGTCAAGAGAAGATCCGCGAGCTCAAACACGA GCTCATCACGAACAAAGAGGCGCTAAGTGACATCATGCAGGACTTTAAGTACGACTCAGAGGAGTGTGATTGA